The Pseudorasbora parva isolate DD20220531a chromosome 16, ASM2467924v1, whole genome shotgun sequence genome includes a region encoding these proteins:
- the bcl9l gene encoding B-cell CLL/lymphoma 9-like protein isoform X2 encodes MHSENKLSNHGKQVTSGAQSQLPNVNQAQQQGPAGNQGSKGSGSGSHGVKSNQISPSNPGLKSLNQSGGGIGGMMKTKAKRERSVSMDTGDQRESLTPVLEPDAKEGVMRSKRRCVLERKQPYSGDEWCSGAETEEEDEKPLSATHREHVMCPSQSHSVSSATGHVSDPGGPGLGSGHGPSIRTDLHPRPPQQVVYVFTTSLANSAAEAVMHGHTDSILLYHQQNVPRTKLDQSSGVGKLPSLTEQISSSHSPPIGTPKSQSGTPRPASVGVVGGHLPGTSTPSSTGHPDSEPAQTHRGGGTSSSNSRSAVHSLGPGSSGPQSVGVSGTEGVDRPGTIPHHGAGVSPSSSPSALSVHRQNELGQRGGSGNTDGLSKEQLEHRERSLQTLRDIERLLLRSGAGAGHEEPRGPNGNPNGTNVNNNNSNDGVRGLDDTENGGGNVGNCHSNNAGMPGMPHASGMKKYEEPLQSIISQTQNLGGPGLDDSLMGAHHGMPPHSHHLSSPSGLDMGPLLGPEGVTPEQLAWRKLQEEYYQEKRRQHEMNPHQHPQHFRMIQEMGMPGGPPMLMRGPPPPYHSKPGDQQWGPGPMVGGGMGGNSRIMDMHQEGPRGPRFLGQMRGPSSGGGYPESPGGVIGMEGLGPQRPPRPGMGWLEEMPPNMGGGGPFHGCYPPGGPGGPPQHFQGDLDRPITREEMFRRLHRLDMQQISRQQQQAGLGGPRMIDNSGGPGFPNPGMGGGPPSRGDPMDFPGSRTIMGSPIGGVGSDGGPTMRDIVDSPLGGNLNMNMGMNMNTQQQQLLAQKLRGGPGIGGPLGEMLNPEDISRIRASQNGRGSSNKGMIPGPDGPLQFPNQSSFPGSQSDGSYMQQPGPDMFGPDQPGPPHMGSTSRLSHIPINSGSRGTDLGARHPPDLPISVNPMGSPAIPPSHQLKSPSLSQEPSPLMPSPSAAGLKSPSQLPQSGSSHPPLPAASGAGTPSSTSIKSPQVIGPSLGLRSPSGSPGHLKSPTMPVASPGWTASPKTAMPSPGGPPSVKVAGNGGSSSTDTGMSLPPRSSNSTPISQPTNSINPSMPFTSSPDAPPSQNPLSLIMSQMSKYAMPSSTPLYHDAIKTIATSDDEMLPDRPLLPGINMSVGNMGNHQSAQMLLSSQGSMGPHSGPQSPMGMVLQGGPQLSHDPSGPMLPSPNPMGIPGMTSAIMGGGPPDGIGPCNVSPMHPQNQMGGFPRMQGPLHSPIGGMGQQYPQRPDEVLPPQQMHLLSKGMSHQRPPHQPDSFPSMPMGDGPDLSEVIRPTHTGIPEFDLSRIIPADKPSSTLQYFPKSEAMSQQQQNPHQGQPPPQASSAQLLKQLSSSGPPHSSVPSSNPHIANLQNMMAEQQLPLHPSHSHCGMRPGMGMPQIGSRGMGSGGGMGPICHPGHMMGRTGMSPQQQLQQQHHHQQQQAMMANNLLQHPSHPPRGMLSPQQHSHNLMAHQNLMMMQAKQRGMALPGEHFGQQGALMSPQGPMMGPPHSQSGMMVPQSLRQRSMSLDSPLGYGPGSMANMPF; translated from the exons ATGCACTCTGAAAATAAATTATCCAATCATGGCAAGCAAGTGACAAGTGGGGCCCAATCACAGCTCCCCAATGTAAACCAAGCGCAGCAGCAAGGACCTGCTGGCAACCAAGGGTCAAAGGGCAGTGGGTCTGGGAGCCATGGAGTCAAATCCAACCAGATTTCTCCTAGCAACCCTGGACTGAAGAGCCTTAACCAATCAGGTGGTGGCATTGGTGGGATGATGAAGACCAAGGCAAAGAGGGAAAGGAGCGTCTCCATGGACACAGGAGACCAAAGAGAGTCACTCACCCCTGTTTTGGAGCCAGATGCCAAAG AGGGCGTGATGCGCAGCAAACGGCGGTGTGTGCTGGAGAGAAAGCAGCCGTACAGTGGTGATGAATGGTGTTCAGGGGCCGAAACTGAGGAAGAGGATGAGAAACCGCTTTCTGCCACACACc GTGAGCATGTGATGTGTCCTAGTCAGAGCCACTCTGTTTCATCTGCCACGGGCCATGTTAGTGATCCAGGAGGTCCAGGGTTAGGTTCTGGCCATGGACCCAGTATTCGCACAGATCTGCATCCTCGACCCCCTCAGCAAGTAGTTTATGTCTTCACCACCAGCCTAGCCAACAG TGCTGCAGAGGCAGTGATGCATGGCCATACAGACTCTATCCTCTTGTATCATCAGCAGAATGTCCCTCGTACTAAGCTGGACCag TCTTCTGGTGTTGGAAAACTCCCCAGCCTAACAGAGCAGATCAGCTCTAGTCATAGTCCACCCATTGGCACACCCAAATCCCAAAGTGGTACGCCCCGGCCAGCTTCCGTTGGAGTTGTGGGTGGACACCTTCCTGGTACCAGTACTCCTTCTTCCACCGGCCATCCAGACAGTGAGCCAGCCCAAACCCACCGAGGAGGAGGAACATCAAGCAGCAACAGCCGCTCTGCAGTTCATTCACTGGGCCCAGGAAGTTCAGGCCCACAGTCTGTAGGAGTTTCAGGAACAGAAGGAGTGGACAGGCCAGGTACAATTCCCCACCATGGTGCAGGTGTATCTCCTTCCTCAAGTCCCTCTGCATTGTCTGTACACCGTCAGAATGAACTTGGCCAACGTGGAGGGTCAGGAAACACAGATGGCCTCTCTAAGGAGCAGCTGGAACATCGTGAACGCTCTTTGCAAACTCTTCGAGACATTGAGAGGTTGCTTCTCCGTAGTGGAGCAGGTGCTGGCCATGAAGAACCAAGAGGTCCTAATGGCAATCCTAACGGCACTAAtgtcaacaacaataatagtAATGATGGGGTTAGGGGTTTGGATGATACTGAGAATGGTGGGGGGAATGTTGGTAATTGCCACAGCAACAATGCTGGGATGCCTGGTATGCCCCATGCCAGTGGAATGAAAAAGTATGAGGAGCCATTACAGTCCATCATctcacagacacaaaatctTGGTGGGCCTGGATTGGATGACTCTCTGATGGGTGCACATCATGGAATGCCACCACATTCCCACCACCTCTCCTCACCGTCGGGGTTAGACATGGGGCCCCTTCTTGGACCTGAGGGTGTAACGCCAGAGCAGCTAGCTTGGAGGAAGCTACAAGAAGAGTACTACCAGGAGAAAAGGCGGCAACACGAGATGAATCCCCACCAACATCCCCAGCATTTCCGCATGATCCAAGAAATGGGCATGCCTGGGGGACCTCCAATGCTGATGAGGGGCCCCCCACCACCGTATCACAGTAAACCTGGTGATCAGCAGTGGGGGCCAGGGCCAATGGTTGGGGGAGGAATGGGTGGGAATTCACGAATAATGGACATGCATCAGGAAGGTCCTCGAGGGCCAAGGTTTCTTGGACAGATGCGAGGACCGTCAAGTGGTGGGGGTTACCCAGAAAGCCCTGGAGGAGTTATAGGTATGGAGGGATTGGGGCCTCAAAGACCTCCTAGGCCAGGCATGGGTTGGTTAGAGGAAATGCCTCCAAACATGGGTGGTGGAGGCCCATTTCATGGGTGCTATCCTCCAGGGGGGCCTGGGGGACCTCCCCAACACTTTCAAGGTGATTTGGATCGACCTATTACACGGGAAGAGATGTTCCGCAGACTCCATAGATTAGACATGCAGCAAATATCTagacagcagcagcaggcaggGCTTGGAGGCCCTAGGATGATAGATAACTCTGGGGGACCAGGCTTCCCCAATCCTGGAATGGGAGGAGGCCCTCCCTCCCGTGGCGATCCAATGGACTTTCCTGGCTCTCGGACTATAATGGGCTCTCCTATTGGGGGAGTAGGCAGTGATGGTGGCCCCACAATGAGAGACATAGTTGACTCTCCTTTAGGGGGTAACCTTAATATGAACATGGGCATGAATATGAATACACAACAACAGCAGTTGCTGGCTCAGAAGCTGAGGGGAGGTCCTGGAATTGGCGGACCGCTTGGAGAGATGTTGAACCCTGAAGACATTTCCCGCATTAGGGCTTCACAGAATGGCCGGGGTAGTTCTAACAAAGGAATGATCCCTGGGCCAGATGGACCTCTTCAGTTCCCCAATCAGAGCTCCTTTCCTGGTAGTCAAAGTGATGGCTCATACATGCAGCAGCCAGGCCCTGATATGTTTGGACCAGACCAGCCAGGTCCTCCCCACATGGGCAGCACCTCAAGACTTAGTCACATTCCCATAAACTCTGGCTCAAGGGGTACAGACCTTGGTGCCCGACACCCTCCTGACCTGCCCATTAGTGTTAACCCAATGGGTTCCCCAGCTATACCGCCATCTCACCAGCTTAAATCGCCTTCTCTTAGCCAGGAGCCATCACCCCTAATGCCTTCACCCTCTGCAGCAGGCCTGAAATCACCCAGCCAGTTACCACAGAGTGGTTCATCTCACCCTCCTCTACCAGCAGCCTCTGGGGCTGGAACACCTTCATCCACCTCTATCAAGTCCCCCCAGGTGATAGGCCCTTCTCTTGGTCTTCGTTCACCCTCTGGCTCCCCTGGACACCTTAAATCTCCAACCATGCCTGTCGCTTCACCTGGCTGGACTGCCTCACCCAAGACTGCTATGCCTAGCCCTGGAGGGCCTCCTAGTGTAAAGGTTGCAGGCAATGGAGGGAGCAGCTCCACTGATACAG GTATGTCCCTGCCACCTAGGAGTTCCAACTCAACGCCCATCAGTCAGCCTACCAACTCTATCAATCCTAGCATGCCTTTCACATCCTCACCAGATGCCCCGCCCTCCCAGAATCCTCTATCCCTTATAATGTCTCAGATGTCAAAGTATGCAATGCCTAGCTCCACTCCGCTCTACCATGACGCCATCAAGACAATCGCCACATCAGATGATGAGATGCTACCCGATAGACCCCTCCTACCTGGAATCAACATGTCAG TAGGCAACATGGGAAATCACCAGTCTGCACAGATGCTCCTCTCCTCGCAAGGCTCAATGGGACCTCACAGTGGTCCGCAAAGTCCAATGGGAATGGTTCTCCAAGGAGGCCCGCAGCTATCCCATGATCCATCTGGACCTATGCTCCCATCCCCTAACCCTATGGGAATACCAGGAATGACCTCAGCAATAATGGGAGGTGGACCTCCTGATGGAATAGGGCCCTGTAATGTTTCCCCAATGCACCCCCAGAACCAGATGGGAGGATTCCCTCGTATGCAGGGACCCCTTCACTCCCCTattggtggtatgggtcagcaGTACCCCCAGCGTCCTGATGAGGTCTTACCACCCCAACAGATGCATCTTCTAAGTAAAGGTATGTCTCACCAGCGGCCTCCTCACCAACCAGACTCTTTTCCATCCATGCCCATGGGTGATGGCCCAGATCTGAGTGAGGTCATCAGGCCCACGCATACAGGCATTCCTGAGTTTGATCTTTCCCGTATCATTCCTGCGGACAAGCCCAGCAGCACCCTACAGTACTTCCCCAAGAGTGAAGCCATGTCCCAGCAGCAGCAAAATCCTCACCAGGGCCAACCGCCTCCACAGGCTTCTTCAGCTCAACTGCTCAAACAGCTCTCCTCGTCTGGACCTCCCCATAGCAGCGTCCCCTCCTCCAACCCCCATATTGCTAACCTACAGAACATGATGGCTGAGCAACAGCTGCCCCTACATCCCTCACATTCACATTGTGGGATGCGCCCAGGTATGGGCATGCCTCAGATTGGCTCTAGGGGCATGGGATCAGGAGGTGGGATGGGGCCTATATGCCACCCAGGGCACATGATGGGCAGGACAGGCATGTCTCCACAACAGCAGCTCCAGCAACAACACCACCATCAGCAACAGCAGGCCATGATGGCCAATAACCTCTTACAACACCCGTCCCACCCTCCACGTGGCATGCTGTCTCCACAGCAGCACTCTCATAATCTTATGGCCCACCAGAATCTGATGATGATGCAGGCTAAGCAGCGGGGCATGGCTCTCCCTGGAGAGCACTTTGGCCAGCAGGGCGCCCTCATGTCCCCTCAGGGACCTATGATGGGACCTCCACATTCACAGTCTGGCATGATGGTCCCCCAGAGCCTTAGACAACGCAGCATGTCACTGGACAGCCCATTGGGCTACGGGCCTGGAAGTATGGCCAACATGCCCTTTTAA
- the bcl9l gene encoding B-cell CLL/lymphoma 9-like protein isoform X1, whose amino-acid sequence MHSENKLSNHGKQVTSGAQSQLPNVNQAQQQGPAGNQGSKGSGSGSHGVKSNQISPSNPGLKSLNQSGGGIGGMMKTKAKRERSVSMDTGDQRESLTPVLEPDAKVEGVMRSKRRCVLERKQPYSGDEWCSGAETEEEDEKPLSATHREHVMCPSQSHSVSSATGHVSDPGGPGLGSGHGPSIRTDLHPRPPQQVVYVFTTSLANSAAEAVMHGHTDSILLYHQQNVPRTKLDQSSGVGKLPSLTEQISSSHSPPIGTPKSQSGTPRPASVGVVGGHLPGTSTPSSTGHPDSEPAQTHRGGGTSSSNSRSAVHSLGPGSSGPQSVGVSGTEGVDRPGTIPHHGAGVSPSSSPSALSVHRQNELGQRGGSGNTDGLSKEQLEHRERSLQTLRDIERLLLRSGAGAGHEEPRGPNGNPNGTNVNNNNSNDGVRGLDDTENGGGNVGNCHSNNAGMPGMPHASGMKKYEEPLQSIISQTQNLGGPGLDDSLMGAHHGMPPHSHHLSSPSGLDMGPLLGPEGVTPEQLAWRKLQEEYYQEKRRQHEMNPHQHPQHFRMIQEMGMPGGPPMLMRGPPPPYHSKPGDQQWGPGPMVGGGMGGNSRIMDMHQEGPRGPRFLGQMRGPSSGGGYPESPGGVIGMEGLGPQRPPRPGMGWLEEMPPNMGGGGPFHGCYPPGGPGGPPQHFQGDLDRPITREEMFRRLHRLDMQQISRQQQQAGLGGPRMIDNSGGPGFPNPGMGGGPPSRGDPMDFPGSRTIMGSPIGGVGSDGGPTMRDIVDSPLGGNLNMNMGMNMNTQQQQLLAQKLRGGPGIGGPLGEMLNPEDISRIRASQNGRGSSNKGMIPGPDGPLQFPNQSSFPGSQSDGSYMQQPGPDMFGPDQPGPPHMGSTSRLSHIPINSGSRGTDLGARHPPDLPISVNPMGSPAIPPSHQLKSPSLSQEPSPLMPSPSAAGLKSPSQLPQSGSSHPPLPAASGAGTPSSTSIKSPQVIGPSLGLRSPSGSPGHLKSPTMPVASPGWTASPKTAMPSPGGPPSVKVAGNGGSSSTDTGMSLPPRSSNSTPISQPTNSINPSMPFTSSPDAPPSQNPLSLIMSQMSKYAMPSSTPLYHDAIKTIATSDDEMLPDRPLLPGINMSVGNMGNHQSAQMLLSSQGSMGPHSGPQSPMGMVLQGGPQLSHDPSGPMLPSPNPMGIPGMTSAIMGGGPPDGIGPCNVSPMHPQNQMGGFPRMQGPLHSPIGGMGQQYPQRPDEVLPPQQMHLLSKGMSHQRPPHQPDSFPSMPMGDGPDLSEVIRPTHTGIPEFDLSRIIPADKPSSTLQYFPKSEAMSQQQQNPHQGQPPPQASSAQLLKQLSSSGPPHSSVPSSNPHIANLQNMMAEQQLPLHPSHSHCGMRPGMGMPQIGSRGMGSGGGMGPICHPGHMMGRTGMSPQQQLQQQHHHQQQQAMMANNLLQHPSHPPRGMLSPQQHSHNLMAHQNLMMMQAKQRGMALPGEHFGQQGALMSPQGPMMGPPHSQSGMMVPQSLRQRSMSLDSPLGYGPGSMANMPF is encoded by the exons ATGCACTCTGAAAATAAATTATCCAATCATGGCAAGCAAGTGACAAGTGGGGCCCAATCACAGCTCCCCAATGTAAACCAAGCGCAGCAGCAAGGACCTGCTGGCAACCAAGGGTCAAAGGGCAGTGGGTCTGGGAGCCATGGAGTCAAATCCAACCAGATTTCTCCTAGCAACCCTGGACTGAAGAGCCTTAACCAATCAGGTGGTGGCATTGGTGGGATGATGAAGACCAAGGCAAAGAGGGAAAGGAGCGTCTCCATGGACACAGGAGACCAAAGAGAGTCACTCACCCCTGTTTTGGAGCCAGATGCCAAAG TAGAGGGCGTGATGCGCAGCAAACGGCGGTGTGTGCTGGAGAGAAAGCAGCCGTACAGTGGTGATGAATGGTGTTCAGGGGCCGAAACTGAGGAAGAGGATGAGAAACCGCTTTCTGCCACACACc GTGAGCATGTGATGTGTCCTAGTCAGAGCCACTCTGTTTCATCTGCCACGGGCCATGTTAGTGATCCAGGAGGTCCAGGGTTAGGTTCTGGCCATGGACCCAGTATTCGCACAGATCTGCATCCTCGACCCCCTCAGCAAGTAGTTTATGTCTTCACCACCAGCCTAGCCAACAG TGCTGCAGAGGCAGTGATGCATGGCCATACAGACTCTATCCTCTTGTATCATCAGCAGAATGTCCCTCGTACTAAGCTGGACCag TCTTCTGGTGTTGGAAAACTCCCCAGCCTAACAGAGCAGATCAGCTCTAGTCATAGTCCACCCATTGGCACACCCAAATCCCAAAGTGGTACGCCCCGGCCAGCTTCCGTTGGAGTTGTGGGTGGACACCTTCCTGGTACCAGTACTCCTTCTTCCACCGGCCATCCAGACAGTGAGCCAGCCCAAACCCACCGAGGAGGAGGAACATCAAGCAGCAACAGCCGCTCTGCAGTTCATTCACTGGGCCCAGGAAGTTCAGGCCCACAGTCTGTAGGAGTTTCAGGAACAGAAGGAGTGGACAGGCCAGGTACAATTCCCCACCATGGTGCAGGTGTATCTCCTTCCTCAAGTCCCTCTGCATTGTCTGTACACCGTCAGAATGAACTTGGCCAACGTGGAGGGTCAGGAAACACAGATGGCCTCTCTAAGGAGCAGCTGGAACATCGTGAACGCTCTTTGCAAACTCTTCGAGACATTGAGAGGTTGCTTCTCCGTAGTGGAGCAGGTGCTGGCCATGAAGAACCAAGAGGTCCTAATGGCAATCCTAACGGCACTAAtgtcaacaacaataatagtAATGATGGGGTTAGGGGTTTGGATGATACTGAGAATGGTGGGGGGAATGTTGGTAATTGCCACAGCAACAATGCTGGGATGCCTGGTATGCCCCATGCCAGTGGAATGAAAAAGTATGAGGAGCCATTACAGTCCATCATctcacagacacaaaatctTGGTGGGCCTGGATTGGATGACTCTCTGATGGGTGCACATCATGGAATGCCACCACATTCCCACCACCTCTCCTCACCGTCGGGGTTAGACATGGGGCCCCTTCTTGGACCTGAGGGTGTAACGCCAGAGCAGCTAGCTTGGAGGAAGCTACAAGAAGAGTACTACCAGGAGAAAAGGCGGCAACACGAGATGAATCCCCACCAACATCCCCAGCATTTCCGCATGATCCAAGAAATGGGCATGCCTGGGGGACCTCCAATGCTGATGAGGGGCCCCCCACCACCGTATCACAGTAAACCTGGTGATCAGCAGTGGGGGCCAGGGCCAATGGTTGGGGGAGGAATGGGTGGGAATTCACGAATAATGGACATGCATCAGGAAGGTCCTCGAGGGCCAAGGTTTCTTGGACAGATGCGAGGACCGTCAAGTGGTGGGGGTTACCCAGAAAGCCCTGGAGGAGTTATAGGTATGGAGGGATTGGGGCCTCAAAGACCTCCTAGGCCAGGCATGGGTTGGTTAGAGGAAATGCCTCCAAACATGGGTGGTGGAGGCCCATTTCATGGGTGCTATCCTCCAGGGGGGCCTGGGGGACCTCCCCAACACTTTCAAGGTGATTTGGATCGACCTATTACACGGGAAGAGATGTTCCGCAGACTCCATAGATTAGACATGCAGCAAATATCTagacagcagcagcaggcaggGCTTGGAGGCCCTAGGATGATAGATAACTCTGGGGGACCAGGCTTCCCCAATCCTGGAATGGGAGGAGGCCCTCCCTCCCGTGGCGATCCAATGGACTTTCCTGGCTCTCGGACTATAATGGGCTCTCCTATTGGGGGAGTAGGCAGTGATGGTGGCCCCACAATGAGAGACATAGTTGACTCTCCTTTAGGGGGTAACCTTAATATGAACATGGGCATGAATATGAATACACAACAACAGCAGTTGCTGGCTCAGAAGCTGAGGGGAGGTCCTGGAATTGGCGGACCGCTTGGAGAGATGTTGAACCCTGAAGACATTTCCCGCATTAGGGCTTCACAGAATGGCCGGGGTAGTTCTAACAAAGGAATGATCCCTGGGCCAGATGGACCTCTTCAGTTCCCCAATCAGAGCTCCTTTCCTGGTAGTCAAAGTGATGGCTCATACATGCAGCAGCCAGGCCCTGATATGTTTGGACCAGACCAGCCAGGTCCTCCCCACATGGGCAGCACCTCAAGACTTAGTCACATTCCCATAAACTCTGGCTCAAGGGGTACAGACCTTGGTGCCCGACACCCTCCTGACCTGCCCATTAGTGTTAACCCAATGGGTTCCCCAGCTATACCGCCATCTCACCAGCTTAAATCGCCTTCTCTTAGCCAGGAGCCATCACCCCTAATGCCTTCACCCTCTGCAGCAGGCCTGAAATCACCCAGCCAGTTACCACAGAGTGGTTCATCTCACCCTCCTCTACCAGCAGCCTCTGGGGCTGGAACACCTTCATCCACCTCTATCAAGTCCCCCCAGGTGATAGGCCCTTCTCTTGGTCTTCGTTCACCCTCTGGCTCCCCTGGACACCTTAAATCTCCAACCATGCCTGTCGCTTCACCTGGCTGGACTGCCTCACCCAAGACTGCTATGCCTAGCCCTGGAGGGCCTCCTAGTGTAAAGGTTGCAGGCAATGGAGGGAGCAGCTCCACTGATACAG GTATGTCCCTGCCACCTAGGAGTTCCAACTCAACGCCCATCAGTCAGCCTACCAACTCTATCAATCCTAGCATGCCTTTCACATCCTCACCAGATGCCCCGCCCTCCCAGAATCCTCTATCCCTTATAATGTCTCAGATGTCAAAGTATGCAATGCCTAGCTCCACTCCGCTCTACCATGACGCCATCAAGACAATCGCCACATCAGATGATGAGATGCTACCCGATAGACCCCTCCTACCTGGAATCAACATGTCAG TAGGCAACATGGGAAATCACCAGTCTGCACAGATGCTCCTCTCCTCGCAAGGCTCAATGGGACCTCACAGTGGTCCGCAAAGTCCAATGGGAATGGTTCTCCAAGGAGGCCCGCAGCTATCCCATGATCCATCTGGACCTATGCTCCCATCCCCTAACCCTATGGGAATACCAGGAATGACCTCAGCAATAATGGGAGGTGGACCTCCTGATGGAATAGGGCCCTGTAATGTTTCCCCAATGCACCCCCAGAACCAGATGGGAGGATTCCCTCGTATGCAGGGACCCCTTCACTCCCCTattggtggtatgggtcagcaGTACCCCCAGCGTCCTGATGAGGTCTTACCACCCCAACAGATGCATCTTCTAAGTAAAGGTATGTCTCACCAGCGGCCTCCTCACCAACCAGACTCTTTTCCATCCATGCCCATGGGTGATGGCCCAGATCTGAGTGAGGTCATCAGGCCCACGCATACAGGCATTCCTGAGTTTGATCTTTCCCGTATCATTCCTGCGGACAAGCCCAGCAGCACCCTACAGTACTTCCCCAAGAGTGAAGCCATGTCCCAGCAGCAGCAAAATCCTCACCAGGGCCAACCGCCTCCACAGGCTTCTTCAGCTCAACTGCTCAAACAGCTCTCCTCGTCTGGACCTCCCCATAGCAGCGTCCCCTCCTCCAACCCCCATATTGCTAACCTACAGAACATGATGGCTGAGCAACAGCTGCCCCTACATCCCTCACATTCACATTGTGGGATGCGCCCAGGTATGGGCATGCCTCAGATTGGCTCTAGGGGCATGGGATCAGGAGGTGGGATGGGGCCTATATGCCACCCAGGGCACATGATGGGCAGGACAGGCATGTCTCCACAACAGCAGCTCCAGCAACAACACCACCATCAGCAACAGCAGGCCATGATGGCCAATAACCTCTTACAACACCCGTCCCACCCTCCACGTGGCATGCTGTCTCCACAGCAGCACTCTCATAATCTTATGGCCCACCAGAATCTGATGATGATGCAGGCTAAGCAGCGGGGCATGGCTCTCCCTGGAGAGCACTTTGGCCAGCAGGGCGCCCTCATGTCCCCTCAGGGACCTATGATGGGACCTCCACATTCACAGTCTGGCATGATGGTCCCCCAGAGCCTTAGACAACGCAGCATGTCACTGGACAGCCCATTGGGCTACGGGCCTGGAAGTATGGCCAACATGCCCTTTTAA
- the LOC137043271 gene encoding C-X-C chemokine receptor type 5 — protein sequence MVIHKRTNMDQITKKVTLYVHEFLNDYENMTEGPDGIETIQEYTCDNKKNPLHMFHTVFQPLVYGVVFLLGLTGNGLLLTVLLKRRHNLRITEIYLLHLALADLLLLFTFPFAVTQGVAGWLFGTFLCKLLGLINRLNLVCGSLLLACIGFDRYLAIVHAIPSLKARRRRTVHLTCTLLWIICLSLTIPNMVFLSVEKEDGNPTRFSCSYHNHGIHASNWMLTSRFLTHLLCFFLPLVIMGYCYTSIIITLFQSQRSLEKQGAIRLALLVTLVFCLCWLPYNITVFMDTLVVLGAMPEQGCHARAILQQVLIVTESIGFSHCCLNPILYAFIGVRFRRDLLQLLAKTKCLRVCLSDLQRKSVNRMSVTEAVTTTSSNQYI from the exons ATGGTCATCCACAAAAGGACAAACATGGACCAAATCACAAAAAAAGTCACTCTTTAT GTTCATGAGTTTTTAAATGATTATGAAAATATGACAGAAGGACCTGATGGAATAGAAACAATTCAAGAGTACACCTGTGACAACAAAAAGAACCCCCTGCATATGTTTCACACAGTGTTCCAACCCCTTGTATATGGTGTGGTGTTTCTCCTGGGCTTGACGGGAAATGGTCTCCTCTTGACAGTTCTGCTTAAACGGCGGCACAACCTGCGCATCACAGAGATCTATCTGCTACATCTGGCTCTGGCTGACCTGCTCCTGCTCTTCACGTTCCCCTTCGCAGTTACTCAAGGAGTCGCCGGGTGGCTTTTTGGAACCTTTCTGTGCAAGCTATTGGGCCTTATTAATCGCCTCAATCTGGTGTGTGGGAGTTTGCTTTTGGCATGCATCGGCTTCGACCGCTACCTCGCCATTGTGCACGCCATCCCCAGTCTCAAGGCCAGACGGCGTAGGACCGTTCACCTCACTTGTACACTGCTCTGGATCATCTGCCTATCTTTGACCATTCCCAACATGGTGTTCCTGTCTGTGGAGAAAGAGGATGGCAACCCTACCAGGTTCTCTTGTTCTTACCACAACCATGGCATCCACGCAAGCAACTGGATGTTGACCAGCCGCTTTCTCACACACCTGCTGTGCTTTTTCCTGCCTCTGGTGATCATGGGGTACTGCTACACTTCAATAATCATCACTCTTTTCCAAAGCCAGAGAAGTCTGGAGAAACAAGGAGCGATTCGGTTGGCCCTACTGGTTACACTGGTTTTCTGTCTGTGCTGGCTACCGTATAACATTACCGTTTTCATGGACACCCTGGTAGTGTTGGGGGCTATGCCTGAGCAGGGCTGCCATGCTCGTGCCATACTGCAACAGGTGCTGATAGTGACAGAGAGCATTGGCTTTTCCCACTGTTGTCTGAATCCAATCCTGTACGCCTTCATAGGGGTCCGTTTCCGAAGAGACCTCCTGCAGTTACTAGCAAAAACAAAGTGTCTGCGTGTATGCCTGTCAGATCTGCAAAGGAAGAGTGTTAACAGGATGTCGGTCACAGAGGCTGTTACTACCACATCAAGCAACCAATACATATAA